In Hymenobacter volaticus, the genomic window CTTTGTACAGGGCATTTTCGCCTTCGTCGCGGGCGGCATGGCCGGTACGTCCGTGGGTTACGCAGTCTAGCACAACCAGGCCCTTTTCGGCAATAGCCATGTCCATTTGGGTTGGTTCACCCACAACACCCAAATCCACTTTTCCGAACTGCGGCAGAACGCTACGGATGCCACCCGCACCCGATACTTCCTCCTCTGCCGTAATGGCGCAAATCAGATTGAAAGCAGGATTCTGCTGCTGGAAATACAAAAAAGTCGCCAACAAGCTCACTGCCGAAGCCCCAGCATCATTGCTACCGAGCCCAATTAGCTTGTCACCCTCCAATACGGCTCCGAATGGGTCGTAGGTCCAGGTGCTGCCGGGCTTTACGGTATCGTGATGGGAGTTGAGGAGCAGGGTTGGGTGGGAGGCATCCAAGTTCGGAGCTACGGCCCACACGTTGTGGCCAGCACGTTGGGGCTGTGCGTCGTGCGCAGCCAGGAAATTGAAAATCAGATCAGCCGTGGCGCTTTCTTCACGCGAGAAAGAAGGCGTTTTGATTAGCTGAATCAACAACTCAATTGCCTCATCGGAAAGACGTTCGATTAGCTCTGGCATAGAATTGTCTTCACGGGCTCGTTGATTTTCAAGGCGTTTTCGATGACTACCGTGGCTACGCCAGCTTCTAGCGCCGCAAAGGCGTTGTCGAGTTTGGGTACCATGCCGGCGGCAATAACGCCTTCTGCCTTCAGGGCCTGATATTGCTCGGCCGTGATGCGCGGAATCACCGAGGATTCATCGTTAATATCGGTTAGCACGCCGTCCTTCTCGAAGCAGAAATGCAGCTCCACCGCGTAAGAGCCCGCCAAGGCGCGAGCCAGGGTGCTGGCGATGGTGTCGGCGTTGGTATTGAGCAACTGGCCCTGACCGTCATGGGTGATGGCACAAAAAATAGGGGTGAGGCCAGCTTCCAGCAACTGCGTCAGCAGGGCAGTGTTGACGCTTTGCTCATTTAGGTCGCCCACAAATCCGTAATCAATAGTACGCACGGGGCGCTTGGTAGCCAGGATGACGTTGCCGTCGGCGCCCGAGAGACCGAGGGCATTTACGCCCTGTGCTTGCAGCAGCGCTACTACTTGCTTGTTGGTTTTGCCGGCGTAGAACATGGTTACAATGTCGAGGGTGGCAGCATCGGTGATGCGGCGGCCTTCCACCATTTGGGGCTCGATGCCGAGGCGGCTGAGCATTTGGCTGGCACCTTTGCCGCCGCCGTGTACCAATATTTTAGGGCCTTCGATGCGCACTAGTTCGCCAAGAAAATAGCGGAGTTGCGATTCATCATCAATAATACCGCCTCCTATTTTGAATATTTTCAGGACTTTGCTCATCGGTTGGTAAAGGTGAAATGGGGCATTTACAGCCGTAAAATGCCAGAATATGGGTCCACTAGCTTGTCTTCCGTTTGGAAGGGCAGAATGCTAAAGGTTTTTTAACATGGAGCCGGCAAAGTTTCCAAAAAAAAACATCTAGTTTTGCAACGATTTAGCGGTTCTAATCATTTAAACCGCAGAAACACTTACGCCGCCCCGCGGCATTCGTCATGATTCGTCTCTCCTCTCATGTGCTTTTGCTACGACCTACGCTGGTCGTGCGAATCATGCCAGCTTAAGAGCTGGCTGCACTGTTTCGCCTGCGTTTTTAGCCTGACTAGAAACCGGCACGGGGCCTTCCCAAGACTTCCCCGGTTGAAGAGAACTTTTACGAATAACTGACTGACACGAGTGTAAGCCCTCAGTAGTATGCTTTTTCTGGCAAGTTATCAGCCAGAACTGCCTCCGCTAATCCGCGAAGCAACTTTCTTCGTTTTTAGGATTTTTACTATAAGCCGGTCTTTTTCCCGGTTGCTAAGTCGCTTCATTCGTAAGCAGCTTATACTTTCTCTCCATTCGTCTTTCCGAGTCCGTTGTCTGGTAGGCAGGCAACTAACCGAGCTTTGACCATGATTTTACGCGTAGCCAATGCTGCCGACGCGCAGTATGTGGAAACCCTTTGTCAATGGTATGAGGAATCTGCCAAACAGCGCGGCGTAGGCATCGCCAAGCGAGACCCTAACTATCTGATTAAAAAGATGGATAGAGGTGACTCCATTATTGCTTTCATCGACGATCAGCTGGCTGGCTTCTGCTACATCGAAACCTTCGAGGACAACAAGTTTGTGGTCAACTCGGGGCTGATAGTGAACACCGAGCTGCGTAAGGAGGGGTTGGGCCGGGCTATCAAGCACGAGGTGTTCAAGCTTTCCCGAACCAAGTATCCGATGGCTAAGATTTTCGGTATCACGACCAGCATGGCCGTGATGAAAATTAACACCGAGCTAGGATACAAACCCGTTACGTTCACCGAGCTAACGCAAAGCGACGACTTCTGGAAAGGCTGCTCAGGCTGCAAGAACTACGGCATCTTGATGGAGAATCAGCGCAAAATGTGTCTCTGTACCGGTATGGTCTACGACACGCTGAACGACCAGTACAGCCAGCCGGCACAAGCTAGCATCGAAATCTTAAATCAGGAGAAGTGAGCTGGCAACGAACGTCGTGCTAGGCTACAACGCACACAGCGTACTGCTGTCGGCAAACTGCTATCCTGCCTAATCTGGTGTGTGCTTACCAAAGCATCTGGTATGATAAGTATGCCACACTAGCAAGATGGAGCGCTTGGCTTAGTTAGTACTACGACCAGGTTTTGGCTAGGCGCAGCAGCAGAAAATACAGCATAGTAGGTGGATGCTAGGCGAAGCATGCCGTTCTTTACTGTTCACCTCTCGGTTCTTACATCTAACTAACGAATGAAAAAGGTAGTTTTAGCGTACAGCGGCGGCTTGGATACGTCTTATTGCGTGGTGTACTTGACCCGCGAAATGGGTTTGGAGGTGCACACGGTTATTGTCAATTCGGGTGGTTTTTCTCAGGAGGAGCTAGCGGCCATCGAGAAGCGTGCTTATGAACTGGGCTCAACCAAGCACGAGGTGATTGACGTAACCGAGCGATTCTACCAAGACTGCCTGCGCTACCTTATTTTCGGTAACATTCTCAAGAACGACACCTACCCGCTGAGCGTCAGCGCGGAGCGGATGTTTCAGTCGTTGGCGTTGGCCGAGTATGCGCGGGAGCACAAAGCCGATTACATTGCCCACGGCAGCACCGGTGCCGGCAACGACCAAGTGCGTTTTGATGTTGCTTTCTCGGTGATTTCGCCAAATACTGAAATCATCACGCCTATCCGCGACCTGAAACTGTCGCGCCAGGCGGAAATCGACTTCCTCAACCAACACGGCTTCGAGATGAGCTGGGAAAAGGCTAAGTATTCTATCAACAAAGGCATCTGGGGTACCAGCGTGGGCGGCGTCGAAACTTTGACTTCCAACCAAGCCCTGCCCGAGTCGGCGTACCCAACGCAAATCAGCGCCACCGAGCCTACCAGCATCGAAATTACCTTCGAGAAGGGCGAGCCAGTGGCTTTGAACAGCAAGTCGATGAAGCCGGTGCAGCTCATTCAGGAATTGAATGAAATGGCGGGCAAATACGCCATCGGCCGCGACACACACGTCGGCGACACTATTCTGGGCATCAAGGGCCGGGTAGGTTTTGAAGCACCGGCGCCGCTGATTTTGTTGAAGGGCCACCACTTGCTGGAGAAGCACACGTCGTCGCGGTGGCAGCTGCTGCACAAAGACTACATCGCCAACTGGTACGGCACGCTGCTGCACGAGGCGCAGTACCTCGATCCGGTGATGCGCGACATGGAGGCGTTCCTC contains:
- a CDS encoding M20 family metallo-hydrolase, with translation MPELIERLSDEAIELLIQLIKTPSFSREESATADLIFNFLAAHDAQPQRAGHNVWAVAPNLDASHPTLLLNSHHDTVKPGSTWTYDPFGAVLEGDKLIGLGSNDAGASAVSLLATFLYFQQQNPAFNLICAITAEEEVSGAGGIRSVLPQFGKVDLGVVGEPTQMDMAIAEKGLVVLDCVTHGRTGHAARDEGENALYKAIPDIQWFQQYQFPKVSELLGPVKTTVTQVQAGSQHNVVPDKCQFVVDVRTNELYSNEEVVRLVREHVGADVTPRSTHLNSSRIALDHPLVHKGLTQGRRTFGSATLSDQSMMPFDTIKIGPGDSARSHTPDEYILLSEIRAGIKGYIELLDGLVL
- the argB gene encoding acetylglutamate kinase; the encoded protein is MSKVLKIFKIGGGIIDDESQLRYFLGELVRIEGPKILVHGGGKGASQMLSRLGIEPQMVEGRRITDAATLDIVTMFYAGKTNKQVVALLQAQGVNALGLSGADGNVILATKRPVRTIDYGFVGDLNEQSVNTALLTQLLEAGLTPIFCAITHDGQGQLLNTNADTIASTLARALAGSYAVELHFCFEKDGVLTDINDESSVIPRITAEQYQALKAEGVIAAGMVPKLDNAFAALEAGVATVVIENALKINEPVKTILCQS
- a CDS encoding GNAT family N-acetyltransferase, with protein sequence MILRVANAADAQYVETLCQWYEESAKQRGVGIAKRDPNYLIKKMDRGDSIIAFIDDQLAGFCYIETFEDNKFVVNSGLIVNTELRKEGLGRAIKHEVFKLSRTKYPMAKIFGITTSMAVMKINTELGYKPVTFTELTQSDDFWKGCSGCKNYGILMENQRKMCLCTGMVYDTLNDQYSQPAQASIEILNQEK
- the argG gene encoding argininosuccinate synthase, which gives rise to MKKVVLAYSGGLDTSYCVVYLTREMGLEVHTVIVNSGGFSQEELAAIEKRAYELGSTKHEVIDVTERFYQDCLRYLIFGNILKNDTYPLSVSAERMFQSLALAEYAREHKADYIAHGSTGAGNDQVRFDVAFSVISPNTEIITPIRDLKLSRQAEIDFLNQHGFEMSWEKAKYSINKGIWGTSVGGVETLTSNQALPESAYPTQISATEPTSIEITFEKGEPVALNSKSMKPVQLIQELNEMAGKYAIGRDTHVGDTILGIKGRVGFEAPAPLILLKGHHLLEKHTSSRWQLLHKDYIANWYGTLLHEAQYLDPVMRDMEAFLASSQERVSGKVFVTLKPYQFELQGIESKYDMMRSKVATYGEENDAWDGRDAKGFIKIFSNQLRIHSSFNDEN